From the Motacilla alba alba isolate MOTALB_02 chromosome Z, Motacilla_alba_V1.0_pri, whole genome shotgun sequence genome, one window contains:
- the LOC119696053 gene encoding E3 ubiquitin-protein ligase Topors-like — protein MGTLCLRAKNRDKEIRTEHLLGKTPILKIAENSNFSPKASTSKLPTDASPDSKCPICLDRFDNVAYLDRCLHRFCFRCVQEWSKNKAECPLCKQPFFSIFHTIRAEDDFKEYILSPLETSSFASPDGRRFRYRTTLTRERRTRSSPSRRTLSPPDNGMLFEGLSSEPARHRHREIQQMIRRLASRRKASAEGRSLRQIQEEDMITFRRALYRTGVRIRSIQDGGRYREISAEFFRRNPACLHRLVPWLKRELTVLFGAHGSLINIVQHIIMSNVTRYDLESQAFADDLKPFLLNRTEHFLHEFISFARCPFNLEAYDQHANYDCPAPSYEEGSHSDSSIITISPDVVYPPGPDNSLSVPGLGQAPWDDETPGPSYSISEEVRATIASPLESSESSDEDSASGSRRTKLQTELQANADSNDSGSSSDNCVIVGYVKPLAERTPEVVELSSDSEESIKEEKKEDVKKQRQCHSWSDSEPSRNFSPHSPTYREDVGSCRR, from the exons ATGGGCACCCTTTGTCTAAGAGCCAAGAACAGGGACAAGGAGATACGCACAGAGCATCTGCTTGGAAAAACTCCTATTCTCA AGATTGCAGAAAATAGCAATTTTTCTCCAAAAGCCAGCACCAGTAAGCTGCCGACAGATGCGTCTCCCGACTCCAAATGCCCCATCTGCCTGGACAGATTTGACAACGTTGCGTATCTGGATCGCTGCTTGCATAGGTTCTGCTTCCGCTGCGTCCAAGAATGGTCAAAGAACAAAGCAGAATGCCCGCTCTGCAAGCAaccctttttttccattttccatacAATTCGCGCTGAAGATGACTTCAAGGAGTACATACTCAGCCCTTTGGAAACAAGCTCTTTTGCCAGCCCTGATGGCCGGAGGTTTCGTTATCGCACTACCTTAACGAGGGAACGCCGCACGCGCAGTTCCCCTTCCCGAAGGACGCTGTCTCCTCCGGATAACGGGATGTTGTTTGAAGGGCTGTCAAGCGAGCCAGCGCGACACAGACATAGAGAGATTCAGCAGATGATCAGGAGGCTGGCCTCAAGGAGAAAGGCTAGCGCAGAGGGCAGATCTCTGCGGCAGATTCAGGAGGAGGACATGATCACCTTCCGCAGGGCTCTGTACCGCACCGGCGTGCGCATCCGCAGCATTCAGGATGGCGGCCGATACCGAGAGATTTCGGCAGAATTCTTCCGCCGCAACCCTGCTTGCCTTCACCGCTTGGTTCCTTGGTTGAAGCGAGAGCTTACAGTCCTGTTTGGTGCCCACGGGTCTCTGATCAATATTGTGCAGCACATAATCATGAGTAACGTAACTAGATACGATCTGGAAAGTCAGGCCTTTGCTGATGATTTAAAGCCATTTTTGCTGAATCGGACAGAACACTTCCTGCACGAATTCATCAGTTTTGCCCGTTGTCCTTTTAACTTAGAAGCATACGATCAACATGCCAATTATGACTGTCCTGCACCATCATATGAGGAAGGAAGCCACTCAGACTCATCAATTATTACAATATCTCCAGATGTGGTGTATCCACCAGGGCCGGATAATAGCTTGTCTGTACCTGGTCTTGGTCAGGCCCCGTGGGATGATGAAACTCCAGGGCCTTCCTATTCCATTTCAGAAGAGGTTCGCGCAACCATAGCTTCTCCTCTGGAGTCATCAGAAAGTTCTGATGAGGACTCTGCTTCAGGGAGCCGAAGAACCAAGCTGCAGACTGAGTTACAGGCTAACGCTGACTCAAATGACAGTGGCTCTTCCTCAGACAATTGTGTCATTGTTGGGTACGTTAAGCCGTTAGCTGAGAGGACACCAGAAGTGGTTGAGCTGTCCTCTGACTCTGAGGAGTCCatcaaggaagagaaaaaggaagatgtCA
- the TOPORS gene encoding LOW QUALITY PROTEIN: E3 ubiquitin-protein ligase Topors (The sequence of the model RefSeq protein was modified relative to this genomic sequence to represent the inferred CDS: inserted 1 base in 1 codon) has protein sequence MADPSRRLAEGARRRRPPGEERREPPGTGRCRTRHRLKAAAALARTGSEGPTGNMTSDKEFAENSNFSPKASTSKLPTDASPDSKCPICLDRFDNVAYLDRCLHRFCFRCVQEWSKNKAECPLCKQPFFSIFHTIRAEDDFKEYILSPLETSSFASPDGRRFRYRTTLTRERRTRSSPSRRTLSPPDNGMLFEGLSSEPARHRHREIQQMIRRLASRRKASAEGRSLRQIQEEDMITFRRALYRTGVRIRSIQDGGRYREISAEFFRRNPACLHRLVPWLKRELTVLFGAHGSLINIVQHIIMSNVTRYDLESQAFADDLKPFLLNRTEHFLHEFISFARCPFNLEAYDQHANYDCPAPSYEEGSHSDSSIITISPDVVYPPGPDNSLSVPGLGQAPWDDETPGPSYSISEEVRATIASPLESSESSDEDSASGSRRTKLQTELQANADSNDSGSSSDNCVIVGYVKPLAERTPEVVELSSDSEESIKEEKKEDVKKQRQCHSWSDSEPSRSFSPHSPTYREDVGSCRSCLSPAVEKLESKEDEKNKCKRKDMPPQDLSWSPSPGSDTVCSPWNRRLSKKGKSRSPQSCSRDSRGSHGHRSRREHRSKSQPKRRRSRSRDSSKHRSKRSSRRSRAHDSRASLKSRRGSLSGESTPSREVSRSRSRSKGHSKRRSRSRDSDRYYVRDSYQSRHQWGSAFCSRKVFGDSYESSSRRRIRSNTLYSRQSASPEYRIRSFIERTDLHSQRGLHERHYYCYERCRSRSRSSNRSRTPSGGADRMKSEKPGGKRKYKTRHLENAFMESTSLERENESKKTSSKLXDCCKNEDSLSDNRASSETKRKKRKKKMRSPSVEIVYEGKATDTTRYLKKKKKKHKKKHRKHHTSNSVHSSPVVITIDSDSSKEPESNEWDSSITWTGTTQINERENGSPSSFLRRTGCEETGGVDKKYDIPTTRENLDVGIRNADVKLQETAADQSVTTVSTSSSTSHTETVTRYVQEAPAAPSSQLPSPRTSFLECPEREPLILRLPKRLVNRSSWFDFPEEKM, from the exons ATGGCGGACCCGTCCCGGCGCCTGGCGGAGGgtgcccgccgccgccgcccgccagGGGAGGAGCGGCGGGAGCCTCCCGGCACCGGGCGCTGCCGGACGCGCCACAGGCTGAAGGCGGCCGCGGCCCTGGCCCGCACGGGAAGCGAGGGCCCGACCGGG AACATGACGTCAGATAAGGAGTTTGCAGAAAATAGCAATTTTTCTCCAAAAGCCAGCACCAGTAAGCTGCCGACAGATGCGTCTCCCGACTCCAAATGCCCCATCTGCCTGGACAGATTTGACAACGTTGCGTATCTGGATCGCTGCTTGCATAGGTTCTGCTTCCGCTGCGTCCAAGAATGGTCAAAGAACAAAGCAGAATGCCCGCTCTGCAAGCAaccctttttttccattttccatacAATTCGTGCTGAAGATGACTTCAAGGAGTACATACTCAGCCCTTTGGAAACAAGCTCTTTTGCCAGCCCTGATGGCCGGAGGTTTCGTTATCGCACTACCTTAACGAGGGAACGCCGCACGCGCAGTTCCCCTTCCCGAAGGACGCTGTCTCCTCCGGATAACGGGATGTTGTTTGAAGGGCTGTCAAGCGAGCCAGCGCGACACAGACATAGAGAGATTCAGCAGATGATCAGGAGGCTGGCCTCAAGGAGAAAGGCTAGCGCAGAGGGCAGATCTCTGCGGCAGATTCAGGAGGAGGACATGATCACCTTCCGCAGGGCTCTGTACCGCACCGGCGTGCGCATCCGCAGCATTCAGGATGGCGGCCGATACCGAGAGATTTCGGCAGAATTCTTCCGCCGCAACCCTGCTTGCCTTCACCGCTTGGTTCCTTGGTTGAAGCGAGAGCTTACAGTCCTGTTTGGTGCCCACGGGTCTCTGATCAATATTGTGCAGCACATAATCATGAGTAACGTAACTAGATACGATCTGGAAAGTCAGGCCTTTGCTGATGATTTAAAGCCATTTTTGCTGAATCGGACAGAACACTTCCTGCACGAATTCATCAGTTTTGCCCGTTGTCCTTTTAACTTAGAAGCATACGATCAACATGCCAATTATGACTGTCCTGCACCATCATATGAGGAAGGAAGCCACTCAGACTCATCAATTATTACAATATCTCCAGATGTGGTGTACCCACCAGGGCCGGATAATAGCTTGTCTGTACCTGGTCTTGGTCAGGCCCCGTGGGATGATGAAACTCCAGGGCCTTCCTATTCCATTTCAGAAGAGGTTCGCGCAACCATAGCTTCTCCTCTGGAGTCATCAGAAAGTTCTGATGAGGACTCTGCTTCAGGGAGCCGAAGAACCAAGCTGCAGACTGAGTTACAGGCTAACGCTGACTCAAATGACAGTGGCTCTTCCTCAGACAATTGTGTCATTGTTGGGTACGTTAAGCCGTTAGCTGAGAGGACACCAGAAGTGGTTGAGCTGTCCTCTGACTCTGAGGAGTCTatcaaggaagagaaaaaggaagatgtCAAGAAACAGCGACAGTGTCACAGCTGGAGTGACAGTGAACCAAGCAGGAGCTTCTCACCACATTCCCCAACATACAGGGAGGATGTAGGAAGTTGTAGAAGCTGTTTATCTCCTGCAGTTGAGAAGCTGGAATCAAAAGAGGATGAGAAGAacaaatgtaaaagaaaagataTGCCTCCACAGGACTTGAGTTGGAGCCCCTCTCCAGGGAGTGACACAGTGTGCTCCCCTTGGAATCGCAGATTGTCTAAAAAGGGAAAGTCTAGAAGCCCACAGTCCTGTTCACGGGACAGTCGAGGCAGTCATGGCCATCGGTCTAGAAGGGAGCACCGTAGCAAAAGCCAACCTAAAAGGAGACGATCGAGAAGCAGAGATAGTAGCAAACATAGGAGCAAAAGAAGCAGTAGAAGATCAAGGGCTCATGACAGCAGAGCCTCTCTGAAAAGCCGGAGGGGCTCTCTAAGTGGTGAGAGCACTCCATCCAGAGAAGTGAGCCGATCACGTTCACGCAGTAAAGGCCACAGTAAAAGGAGATCAAGAAGTAGAGACAGCGATCGCTATTATGTAAGAGACAGTTATCAAAGTAGACACCAGTGGGGTTCTGCTTTCTGTAGTCGAAAGGTGTTTGGAGACAGCTATGAATCCTCCAGTAGAAGGAGGATCCGGTCTAACACACTTTACTCACGGCAATCTGCTAGTCCAGAATACAGGATACGATCATTTATTGAGAGGACAGATCTGCATAGCCAGAGGGGACTCCATGAGAGACACTATTACTGTTACGAAAGATGCAGGTCAAGGAGTCGGTCAAGCAACAGATCAAGGACTCCTTCTGGAGGAGCTGACAGAATGAAAAGTGAAAAGCCTGGTGGAAAAAGGAAGTACAAAACTCGCCACCTGGAGAATGCATTCATGGAAAGTACAAGtctagaaagagaaaatgagtcCAAGAAAACTTCCTCAAAAT GTGACTGCTGCAAAAATGAAGATAGTCTGTCAGACAATCGTGCAAGCAGTGAGACAAAGCgtaagaaaaggaagaagaaaatgaggagTCCAAGTGTGGAGATAGTCtatgaaggaaaagcaacagaCACAACAAGatatcttaaaaagaaaaagaaaaagcataagAAGAAACACCGGAAACATCACACAAGCAATTCAGTACATTCTTCTCCAGTGGTGATTACAATTGATAGTGATAGTAGCAAGGAACCAGAAAGTAACGAATGGGACAGCAGTATTACATGGACAGGCACAACTCAAATAAATGAGAGGGAAAATGGGTCTCCATCTTCTTTTCTGAGGAGGACAGGATGTGAGGAAACTGGAGGAGTAGACAAAAAGTATGATATCCCTACCACTAGGGAAAACTTAGATGTTGGCATTAGAAATGCTGATGTCAAACTtcaagaaacagcagctgatCAGAGTGTTACCACAGTGAGTACCAGCAGTAGCACCTCTCACACAGAAACTGTAACCAGATATGTTCAGGAAGCACCAGCAGCGCCTTCCAGTCAACTGCCTTCCC